TATGAACTCATGGGTTCTTgcgtttgggccccacgttgggctctgtgatagtttggagcctgcttgggattctcggtctccctctctctttgcccctcccctggtgcatgctttctctttctctctctctcccccaccccccttcctctctctttcaaaaataaataaataaactttaaaaaagaattgaaaaagtaAAGTgtagttttctgtgtgtgtgtgtgtgtgtgtgtgtgtgtgtgttttcaaaaacATGCCTCTCTTGGTTTCACTACCCAACAGCAGAGGTTTCAGTTAAGAGGATCTTCACAATTCTGCCCTGGCAAATGCTACTTCCCATGATTAATAACCCGTGTTAAGGGGATCGTTTACCACATTGGTGTGTAGCAATAGCAGTGTTCCAAGTAGAACAGAATCCCCGTGTAgggctcttttttaaaatttttaaacaattttcatttatttttgagagagagagagagagagagagagagagagagaatgtaagtgggggaggggcagagagagacacacacacacagaatccgaaacaggctgcaggctctgagctatcggcacagagcccgacgtgggctttgaagtcctgaaccatgagatcacgaccagagccgaagtccgatgcttaactcactgagccacccaggcaccccacacccGCCTGGTGTAGGAGTCTTAACTGTGACTCGGTTTTGTCAAGTAACATGTAAGAACCATGATCTGAGAGCTGGGAGGAGAGAATAGCACAGGGACACAAAGACGGGACAGACAAACCTTTGCAGTTGTGGGAGCTTCTTATAGTTTCATCCAAGACCCAAAGCCTGTGGTTTCGTGAGGCCAGACCCAGGCTTTGCTGGAGGAGcaccggtgggggggggggtggtggctggaGGGGGAGCCCAAAGCTGCTCTTGAATCTTGGTCTCTGCAGAAGTTTGTGTGGTTTAACATCAGCAGTGTTGACACCTTTGAGCGGAACTTGGAGACTGCTCGCTGGGAACTGGGCATTGAACTCCCCCAACCAGACGGCAGTGGCCTGTGCCACCGAGAGCGACGGGTGAATGTCGGGCTCCAGTCTGGAGTCTGTGGTTCTGAATACAGAACAGTTCAGTGTTTAATCAgctttggaggggcgcctggatggttcagtcagttaagtgctcgactcgggtttcggctcaggtcatgatctggcggtttgtgggtttgagccccttgttgggctgtgtgctgacagtgtggagcctgcttgggatcctctgtctctctccttctctgcccctccccagctcactctctctgtctctctcaaaataaataaataaaaacttaaaaaaattttttttttaccagttttggAGTGTGCTTCCTTTGAGCATATTGTAGGCATCTGCTAGTTTACTATATatagtaaaatgaagaaataaattctgttttcatgGAGGAAAGAATCGATTGGTGAAATATTTAGGCAGGCAGCCCTTAAGAAATAGTATAACAGGGCTCAACTGTGAGGGGGCTGTGCTGGGTGTGCTGGGGTCCGTCCTCCTCACCCCCAATTTCAGGTGTCTGGGCAGACAGACGTGTGTGGGGTGAGAGGCTCAGGATTGGGGAAGGCTGGATGCTGTGTCCAGGCtctgacatgtttttaaaagatactgcTCCCTTGTGTAGCATCAGTCTGCCCTTCACAGCCTTTCTCCCGAGGGAACTGATGAGTGGTTTTCTTGGATCTTCTAGGTTTCCCTTGTGAATCTGGTGTCCGCCCTTCTCCTAGTGGGcatcttcctctgtgctgtgagGAGGGGGCCCGATGGGGGCCGGGCATGGCAGGCGAGGACGGGGGCCACCTCTTCAGTGCTGGGGAGACACTGCCAGGGTCTTAAAGTACAGTGTCAACGTGTGGTTTGCAGATGTAGCTGGTTGTGAAGAGGCCAGGTTGGAGATGATGGAGTTTGTGAATTTCctgaagaatcccaagcaatgtCAGGACTTAGGAGCCCAAATTCCAAAGGTATTGATTTCAGAAAACATGATAAAGCTCTGAGCTCCAGGTCACAGTCAGAGATCACCATGGGTCAGTGTGGACAGATACGGGACAATTGAGCGTTTTCTAGAGATTGTGTATTTTATTAATCATGGGAAGTAGCATTTGCCAGGGCAGAATTGTGAAGATCCTCTTAACTGAAACCTCTGTGAGTTTACTTTTTTGAACTATGAGCTTGTGCAATTATAGGAACAGTCCATACCCAACTGAAGTGTGTTTGTGTTCACTTGAAGCACAAACATTATTGGCTTTTCATTTAGAGGCCAGTCTGTCCGTCTAGTTTGGTGCCAATGATCAGAATCTTTTGTTAAATGTCCTGCATAAACCACACGTTACCTACAGTTTTGTTCTCTAAATGAAGTGAAAACTTAGAGCAGTCTGAGTGTAGAACCGTGTATTTTCTTATGACgtttttcttagagttttctttcctactcaatttgacattttttttagctgtttgcctttattgctttattttccaaAGCTTTCAACTTAGTTTTTGAAGAAACAACCTTTTTTtattcctggtttttttttttttagttcacacaatgttaaattacataattaaaatagaagCACAGCTTGCATAAACAGGTTTGGGATCAGATACAGCTGCCTTATGGTGAGCCCTTGACCCTGCTCTGGACGGAGGGGTGGGGTTGGTGTGGGTCAGGGTTGTTGTACAGCCATTGTgattctggctgctgtgtgttTCTGCTGGTGCCTCTTTGTGTCATGGACCCTTTGATGGCTTGACAAACTGCCAGTCCTTTTCCCAGAATGATTTGCATCTTAAAGGAAATGGAATCACAGACCCTTCAGTCATCCCCGGGCTATGTGGACCAGGCTAAGAGCGCCTAGTGTAGACTGCTCTTTGGACACAGGCCCTTGTAGGAACCCTTGCTTTCTCCAGCTCCTCCCCGTAGTGTGGCCGCCACTAGACAGTTTGTTCTGAACAACAGCAACAGGTGACCGCTGTGAGCCTGGGGACTAGAGGGTAGGAGGTGCTGTCCTGTCTTACAGGCTGGGGAGTGTTTGCTGGAAAGCATGTGTGTGCGACAGAGGTGCAGCTCGCCCTGGTGCTCCCTACTGGAGATCTGCCAGCGCCTGGCCCAGCTGCTGGTCCCCTCGGCTTTGTGGTTGGGTGCCGCAGGGGGTGCCTCTCTTTGCTTCTTAGGATGTCCAGCTGCTTGTACGTGCTTGCAAAGTGGGTGTGATAAGCGGTGTGGCGGTCAGGTCACCAGGAAGGGCCTCTCACCTGGAGTGCGACCCTCCAGCAGTGTGTGGGCTTGCGGGAGGCGTCTCTGTCGTTCTGTGTGGTGCCGAGGACATCAGGACCCACATGGGTGTGGGCTCCTCCTGGGCGTAAAGGCCTACAGTAGATGTGGACACACGTACCCTGGACTCTCAGTTGTGCGTGTGGTCACGCGACTGGCAGAGGTGGATTCATGGCGCACCGTGACCCTAACCCACGTTCACGGGAACATGGGGTCCAGCACCATGTTGTGGACTTGAGTTTTGTGACTCCTTCCCCCTACCTCTTCGTGagtgctttgttgttgtttttaaagactcAAGGAAAAAACACTGTATGGTCTCCTCTGAGGTAACTAGATGCTAACCCACACCCTTGACTGGAAATGGGGCAGTAGAAATTCCCTGcttgaaatttcttttcagttttcaggTGTGACGGTAATCCATAAGACGAACACCGAGGTGTGTTACCAGAGTGTGAATTGGTGTCACTATTTTGTAGAACGGTTTGACGGCACCCGTTAGACATTCagaccctttgacccagcaagcCCTGCCCTCGGGAGCTCTTGTGAAGACATGGCCTGCTTAGGTGGATGGGCTTTCGTGTGTCTGTGGTATTTGAACTTTTTATGGTGAACgtggtttaattttcttttttttttttttttttcaacgttttttaatttatttttgggacagagagagccatagcatgaacgggggaggggcagagagagagggagacacagaatcggaaacaggctccaggctccgagccatcagcccagagcctgacgcggggctcgaactcacggaccgtgaaatcgtgacctggctgaagtcggacgcttaaccgactgcgccacccaggcgcccctaattttctaagaaaatattagaagGAGAACCTCGGACTAGAAGAATGGGGCATCATCTCATGGGATTCTTGTTAGTGACGCCTGGAAGTCACCCGTTTAAATCAGAAACGGGCCTGTCTTTGGGTCCCATCTGTCCCCTTTAAGAGCCCGGCATCACCTTTCTGTTTCAGGGAGCCATGCCCACTGGTCTCCTGGCACTGGAGCTGCTTCTTGCCACAGCCACTGCGGGGAAGGCCAGTGTGCCTTTCATCACCGTGAATGGGTCAGAGTTCCTGGAAACATTTGTCGGCATTGGGCCAGCAAGGGTAGGTGGGCGCTTGTCCTCGAGTCAGACAGCCCCGGTCTTTGTGTGGACCCGGCAGTGAGCACAGAGCACGCCGCACATGTTGAGATAAGGGTTGGGTTCcggagaagagaagcagagactTGGGTTAACAAacactcatttttgttttcataccaGGAGCAAAATAGACTCTCTGTGTGGATTCCTACTTTAGGTTCGTGACATGTTTGCAGCGGCCCAAAGAAACGCTCCTTGTGTCTTGTTCATTGATGATATTGATGCGTTTGGCGGGAAGGAGGCCGAGGGCATTTCGGAAGCCAGAGTGACCGGGAGAGCACGCTGAACCAGATGCTTGTGGAGGGATGGATGGTGAGTGCACGCTGCTGACAGCCGCCGAGAGCAGGCCTGTCCTGTCGGCACTGCCACATCTCGCGTGACCCTCCTCCGGCTTTTGTTTCTATCAACTCCCTGGGTGAGTGAGCGTCCCTGATGGTTCTGTTTGTAGGAAGGCTGCTCTCAGGCAGACTTAATGGAGAAAGCTATGTTAGATCCACAGAGgccccccactgccccctccctacCAGCAGGAGGGGTTAGTGGAGATGGGGTGGTGAGATGAGGAGAGGTGAGGCCCTCCTGGGGAGGTGGACCAGGTAGATGAGGGCTCCCCCACCTCTCCTAGTGTAGGCCTTGGTGCCTGCAGGATGGTGTGGTTGGAGCCTTGCTCCTTCCCCTCTGAACCTCTCTCCTGCTGCCCTTCCTGACGCAGAGTCTCATGGGTGTGAGCCCACTCCATGTCccaaaatctctctctttctttcagttcaGACTTCTCCTCAAAGTGATTCCAGCTCAGTGTGTCTGGCGGCTTGTCAGGCGTGCTGCTATCTCACTGGAAATGTCTACATGGTGAACGTTTTTCAAATTTGGAGATGCTTTCACTGGTCCCATGGCAAGTTTTCATCTTCATCTTGGGGCTGCCAAGAGTACCCCAGGTTTGGTGATTCACTAGGAGGACTCCTAGGACCCCATGTGTAGCTGTACCCACGACCACGACTGGTGACAGACACAGAGCAGAATCCGCGCGGGGAAGAATGTGGTCCAGGGAAGCTGGCTGCAGCTTCCCTCAGGACGTGCAGGAGGCACCGACTTTTCCTGGCATGGAGCTGTGACGACATGTGGGCATGTAGTTGACCAAGGTTTTCAGTGGGGGCTGGTCCTGTGGCACTCTCTGCCCAGTATGTACCA
This portion of the Panthera uncia isolate 11264 chromosome E2 unlocalized genomic scaffold, Puncia_PCG_1.0 HiC_scaffold_20, whole genome shotgun sequence genome encodes:
- the LOC125916270 gene encoding LOW QUALITY PROTEIN: AFG3-like protein 1 (The sequence of the model RefSeq protein was modified relative to this genomic sequence to represent the inferred CDS: inserted 2 bases in 2 codons); protein product: MGAGHGRRGRGPPLQCWGDTARVLKYSVNVWFADVAGCEEARLEMMEFVNFLKNPKQCQDLGAQIPKGAMPTGLLALELLLATATAGKASVPFITVNGSEFLETFVGIGPARVRDMFAAAQRNAPCVLFIDDIDAFGGKXGRGHFGSQSDRESTLNQMLVEGWMFRLLLKVIPAQCVWRLVRRAAISLEMSTWWTPAGWDPARFTPSSFQIVQFGMSEKPDHVSFDFPRQGEMLVEKPAREAAAQLTEEEVRCXVGSTCEQAPAPPPGCREQVEEAGKRLLEKGRHGELLGRRPFVEKPAYKEFVKGTSGLEEDTSLPEGLTARNQGREEGLQSAACERAQLSNPGFESCCQNHGETR